One Kribbella sp. NBC_00662 genomic region harbors:
- a CDS encoding DUF222 domain-containing protein, which produces MELLDERPIWSMSGSEMLSTLDQLDALLARLQTQRLQLIAGLETVGYAEEIGAHDTVQLLAFRYRLDRPEARRDVRLAKALPKYQAVSAGLPAVDRDDAEEYLRPAQADAIVSALERVPDTVPIENIDVAERELVGLARHLSPAELRKAGQRVRDLLDTDGPEPDEHKAYAREALTLSTAPNGVTFRGYLANENAELLRSLIHAGARPHKTIAGDLDPRPRDKRQADALTTALTIAATTLDTTTPTPSTPPRAHHNQPEAAPKPRTTPTHQSGGDSTRSHAQPTDPPTTAPVGTTGSVGTTDADDAARAPGAVDAASALGAVSAVDSVGSADALRAVHPVGAAGAVGAVDTADAVDSVDAVGALDAVGALGAVSAVDSVGSADAVRAVHPVGAAGAVGAVDTADAVDSVDAVGALGAVSAVDSVGSADAVRAVHAAGAAGAVDTVGAVHAIGAAGAVDSVDAVDAVGAAGAADALATAAAEPAGGLVPGFGAKANITVTIDLEDLKSAAAHAIGDTVYGDGLSAATIRRLACDARIIPLVLGSNSEPLDVGRSERLVTRAMRRALNARDKGCVICGAPPIMCDAHHLVSWLDGGETKISNLALLCRRHHIDLHAGDWKITITNGKVSVSRPTWTDPPIHATPLDPKTPPALTPSLPEATPSTIWGNPPPIRPAPPPDPLNDPPLPNPWADPPANPPPDPWTDPWWTRPAS; this is translated from the coding sequence ATGGAGCTATTGGACGAGCGACCGATCTGGTCGATGAGCGGCAGCGAGATGCTGTCGACTCTCGACCAACTCGACGCGCTGCTCGCCCGCCTCCAGACGCAGCGCCTCCAACTGATCGCCGGCCTGGAAACGGTCGGGTACGCAGAGGAGATCGGTGCCCACGACACTGTTCAACTGCTGGCCTTCCGCTACCGTCTCGACCGTCCCGAGGCTCGCCGCGACGTCCGGCTGGCAAAGGCCCTCCCGAAGTACCAAGCCGTCTCCGCAGGACTGCCTGCCGTCGACCGAGATGACGCGGAGGAGTACCTGCGCCCAGCACAGGCCGACGCGATCGTCTCGGCCCTAGAGCGCGTACCCGACACGGTGCCGATCGAGAACATCGACGTCGCCGAACGCGAACTCGTCGGCCTGGCTCGCCACCTCTCTCCGGCAGAGCTCCGCAAGGCCGGCCAACGCGTCCGCGACCTCCTCGACACCGACGGCCCCGAGCCCGACGAACACAAGGCGTACGCACGCGAGGCCCTCACCCTCTCCACCGCCCCCAACGGCGTGACATTCCGCGGCTACCTCGCCAACGAGAACGCCGAACTCCTCCGCAGCCTCATCCACGCCGGCGCCCGCCCCCACAAAACAATCGCCGGCGACCTCGACCCCCGCCCCCGCGACAAACGCCAGGCCGACGCCCTCACCACCGCCCTGACCATCGCCGCCACCACACTGGACACCACCACACCCACTCCTTCCACACCACCGCGCGCCCACCACAACCAACCCGAAGCCGCCCCGAAGCCGCGCACCACTCCAACCCACCAGAGCGGAGGCGACTCCACCCGCTCCCACGCGCAACCAACCGATCCACCAACCACGGCCCCGGTCGGCACAACCGGATCGGTAGGCACCACGGACGCAGACGATGCCGCGCGTGCGCCGGGTGCCGTGGACGCGGCGAGTGCGCTGGGTGCCGTCAGTGCCGTGGACTCCGTGGGTTCTGCGGATGCCTTGCGGGCCGTGCACCCAGTCGGTGCGGCAGGTGCCGTGGGTGCTGTGGACACTGCGGATGCCGTGGATTCCGTGGACGCGGTGGGTGCCCTGGACGCGGTGGGTGCGCTGGGTGCCGTCAGCGCCGTGGACTCCGTGGGTTCAGCAGATGCCGTTCGTGCCGTGCACCCAGTCGGTGCGGCAGGTGCCGTGGGTGCTGTGGACACTGCGGATGCCGTGGATTCCGTGGACGCGGTGGGTGCGCTGGGTGCCGTCAGCGCCGTGGACTCCGTGGGTTCAGCAGATGCCGTTCGTGCCGTGCACGCAGCCGGCGCAGCAGGTGCCGTGGATACGGTGGGTGCCGTGCACGCAATCGGCGCGGCGGGTGCCGTGGATTCCGTCGACGCGGTGGACGCGGTGGGTGCTGCGGGTGCTGCCGATGCCCTGGCGACGGCAGCCGCCGAGCCTGCGGGCGGTCTGGTTCCGGGGTTCGGGGCGAAGGCGAACATCACCGTCACCATCGATCTCGAGGATCTGAAGTCTGCTGCAGCGCACGCGATCGGCGACACCGTGTACGGCGACGGACTGTCCGCCGCCACGATCCGTCGCCTCGCCTGCGACGCCAGGATCATCCCGCTCGTACTCGGATCCAACTCCGAACCACTCGACGTCGGCCGCTCCGAACGTCTCGTCACCCGCGCCATGCGCCGCGCCCTCAACGCCCGCGACAAAGGCTGCGTCATCTGCGGCGCCCCGCCGATCATGTGCGACGCGCACCACCTCGTGTCCTGGCTCGACGGCGGCGAAACCAAGATCTCCAACCTCGCTCTCCTCTGCCGCCGCCACCACATCGACCTCCACGCCGGCGACTGGAAGATCACCATCACCAACGGCAAAGTCTCCGTCTCCCGCCCCACCTGGACAGACCCTCCAATCCACGCCACCCCACTCGATCCGAAGACCCCACCAGCCCTGACACCATCCCTCCCCGAAGCAACCCCCTCCACGATCTGGGGCAACCCTCCACCCATCCGCCCCGCACCACCCCCAGACCCCCTGAATGACCCACCCCTGCCCAACCCCTGGGCTGACCCCCCGGCCAATCCCCCACCCGATCCCTGGACCGATCCCTGGTGGACCCGCCCGGCGAGCTGA
- a CDS encoding sensor histidine kinase, whose protein sequence is MQQTHRRFADRYPLRVTIVVVLLALVVVALGASGVLATTIMRGYLIDRVDEQLQQTAMPLSHVQPDRRPLPPGGGPARRQLPSQFVVQFNDSEGASDNGPVGSRLAETEPLPKLPTLNLNQVRALNGKSFDVDAASGGAKWRVLAVPTDDGQGSVMVAQSLKEMDHTIQRLVGIQVAAGVILLVLLAGVGTYVVRRSLRGLEDVEHTAVAIAGGDLSRRVPQRDPRTEVGRLSLALNQMLGQIETAFAQRTASEFAARRSEDAARRSEEAARQSEDRMRRFVADASHELRTPLTSIRGFAELSRQRGDTTDSDTMRRIEDEAKRMGLLVDDLLLLARLDQQRPLRMESVDLLPIAADALHNAQAIQPDRRLSLTILPDSEAPVVEGDEARLRQVLGNLVSNALNYTPVDAPITVSVGTRGNEAVLEVTDTGPGLSDEQKARVFERFYRADTARTRTTGGSGLGLSIVAALVAAHNGRVTTTNTIPHGATFTIYLPLNTK, encoded by the coding sequence ATGCAACAGACCCACCGGCGGTTCGCCGACCGGTACCCGTTGCGCGTCACCATCGTCGTCGTCCTGCTGGCGCTGGTGGTGGTTGCGCTCGGAGCGTCCGGCGTGCTGGCGACGACGATCATGCGTGGGTACCTCATCGATCGCGTCGACGAGCAGCTGCAGCAGACCGCCATGCCGCTGTCACACGTCCAGCCTGATCGGCGTCCGCTGCCGCCTGGTGGCGGGCCGGCGCGGCGGCAGCTGCCTAGTCAGTTCGTGGTGCAGTTCAACGACTCAGAGGGTGCGAGCGACAACGGACCGGTCGGGTCGCGGCTGGCCGAGACGGAGCCGTTGCCGAAGCTGCCGACGCTCAACCTGAACCAGGTCCGGGCGTTGAACGGGAAGTCGTTCGACGTCGATGCTGCGTCGGGCGGCGCCAAGTGGCGGGTGCTGGCGGTACCGACCGATGACGGCCAGGGGTCGGTCATGGTGGCACAGAGCCTCAAGGAGATGGACCACACGATCCAGCGGCTCGTCGGGATCCAGGTCGCGGCCGGGGTCATCCTGCTCGTGCTGCTGGCCGGTGTCGGGACCTACGTCGTACGGCGGAGTCTGCGCGGGCTGGAGGATGTCGAGCACACCGCGGTGGCGATCGCGGGCGGGGATCTGAGTCGACGCGTACCGCAACGGGATCCGCGGACCGAGGTCGGGCGGTTGTCGCTCGCGCTGAACCAGATGCTCGGCCAGATCGAGACTGCCTTCGCGCAGCGGACGGCGTCGGAGTTCGCGGCGCGGCGATCCGAGGACGCGGCCCGGCGTTCGGAGGAGGCCGCGCGGCAGTCGGAGGACCGGATGCGGCGGTTCGTGGCGGATGCGTCGCATGAGCTGCGTACGCCGTTGACGTCGATCCGCGGGTTCGCGGAGTTGTCGCGGCAGCGTGGCGATACGACGGACTCGGACACGATGCGCCGGATCGAGGACGAGGCGAAGCGGATGGGCCTGCTCGTCGACGATCTGCTGTTGCTGGCGCGACTGGATCAGCAGCGCCCGCTCCGGATGGAATCCGTCGACCTGCTCCCGATCGCTGCCGACGCGCTCCACAACGCGCAAGCCATCCAGCCCGACCGGCGTTTGTCACTGACGATCCTGCCCGACTCGGAAGCACCCGTAGTCGAAGGCGACGAGGCCCGCCTCCGCCAGGTCCTCGGCAACCTGGTCAGCAACGCCCTCAACTACACCCCGGTCGACGCCCCCATCACCGTCTCGGTGGGCACCCGCGGCAACGAAGCCGTCCTGGAGGTCACCGACACCGGCCCCGGCCTCTCCGACGAACAAAAAGCCCGAGTCTTCGAACGCTTCTACCGAGCCGACACCGCCCGCACCCGCACCACCGGCGGCTCCGGCCTGGGCCTCTCCATCGTCGCCGCCCTGGTAGCCGCCCACAACGGCCGAGTAACCACCACCAACACCATCCCTCACGGCGCCACCTTCACCATCTACCTACCTCTCAACACGAAGTAG
- a CDS encoding response regulator transcription factor, whose product MSPHLLVVDDEPNIVELLSASLRFAGYDVTTATHGAEALRKARDVEPDLVVLDVMMPGLDGFEVVRRLRGEDRHVPVLFLTARDAVEDKVLGLQTGGDDYVTKPFSLDELVARVRALLRRSGHREQTTTEAAVLRYADLELNEDSYEVFKSGQAVQLSLTEFKLLRCLLENAERVMSKGQILSAVWNYDFAGDAGVVESYMSYLRRKVDTGDQKLLHTVRGVGYVLRTPRGPN is encoded by the coding sequence ATGAGTCCGCATCTGCTGGTGGTCGACGACGAGCCGAACATCGTCGAGCTGCTGTCCGCGAGTCTGCGTTTCGCCGGGTACGACGTGACCACGGCGACCCACGGCGCCGAGGCGCTGCGCAAGGCGCGGGACGTGGAGCCCGACCTGGTGGTGCTCGACGTGATGATGCCCGGCCTGGACGGGTTCGAGGTGGTCCGCCGGCTCCGTGGTGAGGACCGGCATGTGCCGGTGCTGTTCCTCACCGCCCGGGACGCCGTCGAGGACAAGGTGCTCGGGCTGCAGACCGGTGGCGACGACTACGTCACCAAGCCGTTCAGCCTGGACGAACTGGTCGCCCGGGTGCGTGCGCTGCTGCGCCGGTCCGGTCACCGCGAGCAGACCACGACCGAGGCCGCCGTACTGCGGTATGCGGACCTGGAGCTGAACGAGGACAGCTACGAGGTGTTCAAGAGCGGTCAGGCGGTCCAGCTATCTCTGACCGAGTTCAAGCTGCTGCGATGCCTGCTGGAGAACGCCGAGCGGGTGATGTCGAAGGGCCAGATCCTGTCCGCGGTGTGGAACTATGACTTCGCCGGCGACGCGGGCGTGGTCGAGTCGTACATGTCGTACCTGCGCCGCAAGGTCGACACCGGCGACCAGAAGCTGCTCCACACCGTCCGCGGGGTCGGCTACGTCCTGCGCACCCCGCGAGGCCCCAACTGA
- a CDS encoding DUF5666 domain-containing protein, protein MKLSQKRWRLIGTVAAVAATTTAGGVAWAATNADPTPSPSASPSTPGQQQKPDRPGKGFGPRGEFGFGGALHGEFVVPKDGGGYQTVATQRGSVTAVSKDSITVKSEDGYSRTYKVDAETLVNSARDGISSIKTGSTVNVSAVVADNTATATMINDGSARDAAGQKWGFKHGPR, encoded by the coding sequence ATGAAGCTTTCGCAGAAGCGATGGCGGCTGATCGGCACCGTGGCCGCGGTTGCCGCGACCACTACCGCCGGCGGGGTCGCCTGGGCGGCCACCAACGCGGATCCGACGCCGTCGCCCTCGGCGTCGCCGTCCACGCCCGGGCAGCAACAGAAGCCCGACCGGCCCGGGAAGGGCTTCGGCCCACGTGGTGAGTTCGGGTTCGGCGGCGCGCTGCACGGCGAGTTCGTCGTACCGAAGGACGGCGGTGGGTATCAGACCGTCGCGACGCAACGTGGATCGGTGACCGCGGTCAGCAAAGACTCGATCACCGTGAAGAGCGAGGACGGGTACAGCCGTACCTACAAGGTCGACGCCGAGACCCTGGTGAACTCGGCCCGGGACGGCATCTCGTCGATCAAGACGGGTAGCACCGTGAACGTGAGCGCGGTCGTGGCGGACAACACCGCGACGGCGACCATGATCAACGACGGTTCGGCCCGCGACGCGGCCGGCCAGAAGTGGGGGTTCAAGCACGGGCCACGCTGA
- a CDS encoding DUF456 domain-containing protein: METGVTVLVGIAIFVGIVGIVVPILPGAILSLAAILVWAIVEHSATGWIVFAITVVLIGASQVVKYVVPERRLREAGVPRRSMIVGVLLGIVGFFVIPVIGMFIGFPVGVYVSELQRLRTHAAAWTSTKHALRETGVSILIELIGTSLAAAVWLIAVLFVV, encoded by the coding sequence GTGGAGACTGGTGTGACCGTTCTGGTCGGGATCGCGATCTTCGTCGGGATCGTGGGTATCGTCGTGCCGATCCTGCCCGGTGCGATCCTCAGCCTGGCCGCGATCCTGGTCTGGGCGATCGTCGAGCACAGTGCGACCGGATGGATCGTGTTCGCGATCACCGTGGTGTTGATCGGTGCCAGTCAGGTGGTCAAGTACGTCGTACCGGAGCGGCGGCTCCGCGAGGCCGGCGTACCGCGCCGCTCGATGATCGTCGGGGTTCTGCTCGGCATCGTCGGGTTCTTCGTGATCCCGGTGATCGGGATGTTCATCGGCTTCCCGGTCGGCGTCTACGTCTCCGAGCTGCAGCGGCTGCGGACGCACGCCGCCGCGTGGACCTCGACCAAGCACGCGCTGCGTGAAACCGGGGTCTCGATTCTGATCGAGCTCATCGGTACGTCGCTGGCCGCGGCGGTCTGGCTGATCGCCGTGCTCTTCGTCGTCTGA
- a CDS encoding glycogen debranching N-terminal domain-containing protein — protein MSPLHELVTALAAPWVVLSPRSGQLTGSGAEGVYARDRRILSRLSVTVDGREPVPVHVDERDAATQQYVAMVEGLGDTRHDPTVMLYRTRTVDDDGLTERITLVNRSRSAIEGRLDVALGTDLAGTAAVRSGAAESLPQVASLPDGAGRTRWEKDDTTVVVTADPGVSATPRLEPGEEFTITLRVTADFPKSTTGFSIEPPAERTPYDVTVRCDDKRVERWVGRSLEDVSALQLAAGDDRYLGAGPPWYLTLFGRDSLISSGMLIPVDPALAAGTLRALAAWQGTKIDAESAEQPGKIPHELRAEVADHGGGLVLPAAYYGTHDATQLWITTLHKAWRWGMPAEEVRDLLPNLQRALNWMKEYADPDGDGFLEYVDESGHGLANQGWKDSNDAVQWPDGTLATAPIALCEVQGYAYAAAVKGAELLEAHGESGDEWREWAVALQERFRKTFWVDGYPSIALDGAKNPVAGRASNMGHLLGTGLLDADEEQVVAEVLAGSDLNSGFGLRTLSTAMTRFNPLGYHTGSVWPHDTAMTVQGLFATGQSDVASSYVDGLVRAAEAFGYRLPELYGGRGTGEENTPTPYPLSCRPQAWAAASAIAVLVAALGIEPDVPGGTLVINPAESMPWNALEIRGLRLGGETLSVRLDGDELTVLEAPQSAVIRANADSPR, from the coding sequence ATGTCCCCGCTCCACGAACTTGTCACCGCTCTCGCCGCTCCCTGGGTGGTTCTCTCGCCTCGATCCGGGCAGCTGACAGGCTCCGGCGCCGAGGGGGTGTACGCGCGGGACCGGCGGATCCTGTCCCGGCTGAGCGTCACCGTCGACGGCCGGGAACCGGTCCCGGTGCATGTGGACGAGCGCGACGCGGCCACGCAACAGTACGTCGCGATGGTCGAGGGACTCGGCGACACCCGCCACGACCCGACCGTCATGCTCTACCGCACCCGGACGGTCGACGACGACGGCCTGACCGAGCGGATCACGCTGGTCAACCGCTCCAGGTCGGCGATCGAAGGACGCCTGGATGTTGCCCTGGGCACCGATCTCGCCGGTACGGCGGCGGTCCGCAGCGGGGCGGCCGAGAGCCTGCCGCAAGTCGCATCGCTCCCGGACGGTGCTGGCCGCACGCGGTGGGAGAAGGACGACACCACAGTCGTCGTGACCGCCGATCCGGGTGTCTCGGCGACGCCGCGGCTGGAGCCGGGGGAGGAGTTCACGATCACCCTGCGCGTCACCGCCGACTTCCCGAAGTCGACCACCGGGTTCTCGATCGAGCCGCCCGCCGAGCGCACGCCGTACGACGTCACTGTCCGCTGCGACGACAAGCGGGTCGAGCGTTGGGTCGGCCGCTCGCTGGAAGACGTCAGTGCACTCCAGCTGGCCGCCGGCGACGACCGCTATCTCGGCGCCGGCCCGCCCTGGTACCTCACGCTCTTCGGCCGCGACTCGCTGATCTCGTCCGGCATGCTGATCCCGGTCGATCCGGCCCTCGCCGCGGGCACCCTCCGCGCGCTCGCTGCCTGGCAAGGTACGAAGATCGACGCCGAATCGGCCGAGCAGCCCGGCAAGATCCCGCACGAACTGCGTGCCGAGGTCGCCGACCACGGTGGCGGCCTGGTCCTGCCGGCGGCGTACTACGGCACGCACGACGCGACCCAGCTGTGGATCACGACCCTGCACAAGGCCTGGCGCTGGGGCATGCCGGCCGAGGAGGTCCGCGACCTGCTCCCCAACCTGCAGCGCGCCCTGAACTGGATGAAGGAGTACGCCGACCCGGACGGCGACGGCTTCCTCGAGTACGTCGACGAGTCCGGCCACGGCCTGGCCAACCAGGGATGGAAGGACTCCAACGACGCGGTCCAGTGGCCCGACGGAACGCTCGCAACGGCGCCGATCGCGCTCTGCGAAGTCCAGGGCTACGCCTACGCCGCCGCGGTGAAGGGCGCCGAACTGCTCGAGGCACACGGCGAGTCCGGTGACGAGTGGCGCGAATGGGCGGTGGCGCTGCAGGAACGCTTCCGGAAGACGTTCTGGGTCGACGGCTACCCGTCGATCGCGCTCGACGGCGCGAAGAACCCGGTCGCCGGGCGTGCGTCGAACATGGGCCACCTGCTCGGCACCGGCCTGCTCGACGCCGACGAGGAGCAGGTCGTCGCGGAGGTCCTCGCCGGCTCCGATCTCAACAGCGGCTTCGGGCTGCGAACGTTGTCCACGGCAATGACCCGGTTCAATCCGCTCGGCTACCACACCGGCAGCGTCTGGCCGCACGACACCGCGATGACGGTCCAGGGCCTGTTCGCGACCGGTCAGTCCGACGTGGCTTCGTCGTACGTCGACGGCCTGGTCCGTGCCGCGGAGGCGTTCGGCTACCGGCTCCCGGAGTTGTACGGCGGTCGCGGTACGGGCGAGGAGAACACGCCGACCCCGTACCCGCTGTCGTGCCGGCCGCAGGCGTGGGCAGCCGCGTCCGCGATCGCCGTACTCGTGGCCGCGCTCGGCATCGAGCCGGACGTCCCGGGCGGCACCCTGGTCATCAACCCGGCCGAGTCGATGCCCTGGAATGCCCTCGAGATCAGGGGTTTGCGGCTCGGCGGTGAAACGCTGTCCGTGCGCCTCGACGGCGACGAGCTGACCGTACTCGAAGCACCTCAGAGCGCGGTGATCAGGGCGAACGCCGACAGCCCGAGGTAG
- a CDS encoding LysE family translocator has product MGIGQVLGFAGATVVLVGMPGPNNLYISLRSLTQGRRAGVVSALAIETGTLVYIVVTALGLAALVKASPALFTAITVTGALYLAYLGIKTLRASGAQFDGIAPAPLGRVFRDGVVVNLLNPKAALFFLAFLPQFTTRGAGPDQLRTEVLLLGVGALLIGLVLDLSYAVGADAIGRRFRSVRTTGRARNLVVAAIYLGLSAFALITAL; this is encoded by the coding sequence ATGGGAATCGGTCAGGTGCTGGGCTTCGCCGGCGCGACAGTGGTGCTGGTCGGGATGCCAGGGCCGAACAACCTGTACATCTCGCTACGCAGCCTCACCCAGGGACGCCGCGCCGGTGTGGTCTCCGCGCTGGCGATCGAGACCGGGACGCTGGTCTACATCGTCGTCACCGCGCTCGGACTTGCCGCGCTGGTGAAGGCCTCTCCCGCGCTGTTCACCGCGATCACCGTGACCGGCGCGCTCTACCTCGCCTATCTCGGCATCAAGACGCTCCGGGCGTCGGGCGCCCAGTTCGACGGCATCGCACCGGCGCCGCTGGGGCGGGTGTTCCGCGACGGTGTCGTGGTCAACCTGCTCAACCCGAAGGCCGCGCTGTTCTTCCTCGCGTTCCTCCCGCAGTTCACCACCCGCGGCGCCGGTCCGGACCAGTTGCGCACCGAGGTGCTGCTGCTCGGAGTCGGCGCGCTGCTGATCGGCCTCGTCCTCGACCTCTCGTACGCCGTCGGCGCGGATGCGATCGGCCGACGCTTCCGATCGGTCCGTACTACGGGACGCGCACGCAACCTGGTGGTCGCGGCGATCTACCTCGGGCTGTCGGCGTTCGCCCTGATCACCGCGCTCTGA
- a CDS encoding PLP-dependent aminotransferase family protein, producing MDRSGDPFDLAHLIGHRLTGRSGGLYRRLADEIAALIGSSELPVGARLPAERRLAESLAISRSTVVAAYDELRARGLVESRRGSGTTVARAAGRGRSRADKQIPTGYGESLFHRITVGPGEVISLTYAVDPGLPELSSELIDLASTDLPALLGDVGYHPRGLPVLRERIADHFTGGGLPTSADEIVVTTGAHQAIALVTQMYLRNGAAVAIEQPSWPGCFDLFGAAGGRVVGVPLDDAGIRPDLLDAAFAEHQPAMLFVMPTFHNPTGRLMSANRRRQVAQLAAKYGVVVVEDNAYSAWDPSGPAIPPPLAAYAPDDAEVLTIGSVSKAVWGGLRIGWIRASRPLAERLARHKALADLGSPLIDQALTARLLPRLTELTATRARLATARKKLMGELLTERLPEWEWSVPVGGSALWIRLPDTDARVFAQVALRHGVEVVAGQAMDPSGSHDDYLRVPFAYAEQVLDDAVTRLARAWQELRRHGPGPGVPVV from the coding sequence GTGGACCGTTCTGGAGACCCCTTCGATCTGGCTCACCTGATCGGCCACCGACTGACCGGTCGCTCCGGGGGTCTGTACCGGCGGCTCGCCGACGAGATCGCCGCTCTGATCGGCTCGAGCGAGCTCCCGGTCGGCGCACGCCTCCCGGCCGAACGCAGGCTGGCGGAGTCGCTGGCGATCAGCCGCTCGACGGTGGTCGCGGCGTACGACGAACTCCGCGCCCGCGGCCTGGTCGAGAGCCGGCGCGGCAGCGGTACGACGGTGGCACGCGCGGCCGGGCGTGGTCGTTCACGAGCGGACAAGCAGATACCCACCGGGTACGGCGAGTCGCTGTTCCACCGGATCACGGTCGGCCCCGGCGAAGTCATCTCCCTGACGTACGCCGTCGACCCCGGCCTGCCCGAACTCTCGTCGGAGCTCATCGACCTCGCGTCCACCGACCTACCCGCGCTGCTCGGAGACGTCGGCTACCACCCCCGCGGCCTCCCGGTACTGCGTGAGCGGATCGCCGATCACTTCACGGGCGGTGGACTGCCCACATCGGCGGACGAGATCGTGGTGACGACCGGCGCCCATCAGGCGATCGCCTTGGTCACGCAGATGTACCTGCGCAACGGCGCCGCGGTCGCGATCGAGCAGCCCAGTTGGCCGGGATGCTTCGACCTGTTCGGGGCCGCCGGCGGGCGGGTGGTCGGCGTACCGCTGGACGATGCCGGGATCCGGCCGGACCTGCTCGATGCGGCGTTCGCGGAGCACCAGCCGGCGATGTTGTTCGTGATGCCGACGTTCCACAACCCGACCGGCCGGTTGATGTCGGCGAACCGGCGGCGGCAGGTCGCCCAGCTCGCCGCGAAGTACGGCGTGGTGGTGGTCGAGGACAACGCCTACTCGGCGTGGGATCCGTCCGGGCCGGCGATCCCCCCGCCGCTGGCGGCGTACGCGCCCGACGACGCCGAGGTGCTCACGATCGGGTCCGTGTCGAAGGCCGTGTGGGGCGGTCTGCGGATCGGCTGGATCCGCGCGTCGCGACCGTTGGCGGAGCGGCTGGCCCGGCACAAGGCGCTGGCCGATCTCGGCAGCCCGTTGATCGATCAGGCACTGACCGCGCGGTTGCTGCCGCGACTGACGGAGCTCACGGCGACGCGGGCGCGGTTGGCGACGGCGCGGAAGAAGTTGATGGGGGAGTTGCTGACCGAACGACTGCCCGAATGGGAATGGTCGGTGCCGGTCGGCGGGTCCGCGCTGTGGATCCGGCTGCCGGACACAGATGCGCGTGTCTTCGCCCAGGTGGCGTTGCGGCACGGCGTCGAGGTGGTGGCGGGCCAGGCGATGGATCCGTCCGGCTCGCACGACGACTACTTGCGGGTGCCGTTCGCCTACGCGGAACAAGTGCTTGACGATGCGGTGACCCGGCTGGCGCGGGCCTGGCAGGAACTGCGGCGGCACGGCCCGGGCCCCGGAGTACCTGTCGTGTGA